ATCGCTTCCACTTATTCTCAAAGACATGGCTGTTTGTAACAGGATCACGTTCATTTAGGCATTTTTGGAAAATCTATGATGTAGCAGCTACTGTGAATTTAAAGAAATTATGGGAAACACCAGGATCCACTAGTATAATGATAGCAGCTGGATGTTCCATCAGTGCTGCTGCTCTCACATTCATACTGTTCCACTAGTATTTGACTGTGGTACATGTTCCAAAGGTCATGTTTCTCATTAGTCTCACTATTAGACAAGGTAATggtaaacttctttttttttttttggtctgtttattTTTTGATTGCCTCACAATGTTTATGTTCTAAAATACAAAGTGACAGACCCCTACTTTCttaaaattccagatttttcccTTCCATTACCTAAAAACCCCCACCCTAAAAACATATATTTCTGCCTCCTTGGAATCCAAATTTACTAAACCACATGTGGAACTGCCATAATGTCTACATTCTTGACTCTTCCACTGCGTTTTTATGACCTTAATACTTCATTTTTCTCATTATATCTCTAACTTTTCTGCATTTCAAATGTTTTATAGGcaaacacttttcttttttttttcaataaggaAAATTAATTCACATATCATATTGTTGCTATGTATTTTAGTCGGATGTGTCTTTACCCAGAGTTTTGTCTGTCAGGACAGAATGGCATCATACTATGAGTAATGTAGAAGGAGACAAGACTAGAATATTACTCTTATaatgttaaccctaaccctacagcaaaacaagaggaatatagaaaatacaggcgGACAGACAGGCCTCTGTAAGTAAATATATCATCACAAACTGACAGAAGTTTCTTTCAGGCatacattattttttaaatgaaagtaaAGTGTGCTTACCTTCCATGAGTATTCTGAAAACATCCTTTGTGACTGGAAATGTGGTCCAAAGAACGAGAAAGGAGAATAGGAATGTGCAAATTGGATCAGCTGCTTTAAATTCAGGCTGGAAAAGATTAGAGGTACAGATCAAGATTAGTATTGTCAATCTTTATTACTGCCTTTTAGATCTGCACAGCAATGAATCATTTTCATGTGATGAATGTTTTATACGTTCAAATttgaacccataaaaacccagtgctacctttgtggcagttcccaaattaatttttctttgtttctacctttcttaactgatttattaccttttttttttttttagaatattatcctgtgtgtttcgcttttttttgtgtaaatcatgtatgttcctatatttaattcacagatcatgtagatgttcatgaaaactcagaacaAATTCAAAGCTGATTGTGTCataacagagaaaatgaagaaaaagtgactttttcagcaaagatattgctaactcaatgtaaaaatgagtgtctccatcctctgtcattgatccaattccatgggttcactatggagcctctgaacgtccaaatgggtcatgtctgatgaccaggaaaagataaataactgtattttacagcaattactgacatggattgatagaattagtggatcaacaggtattaaacactttagatcagtagatggtttgtatcgccggtggttgtttgggtctttatgggctaagatggcaaaaacatttaatcatgaaacactgtgatttcattTAAATCTGTGTGTGTTATGAACATGTTCCACGTCTGATTCTGCTTTATCAGTACGGGGAAAACATGGAAGTTGAGTCTGCATGTTTCTAATGCCAACCCAGAGGTGGATGATGGTTGCAGCCAACAGGACACCGAGGCTCTGCAGCAGGTCACCCACCACATGGATGAATGCCGCCCGGACACTGGCGTTACCGTGGCTGCGTCCGTGACGGTGGTGGCCCTGTGGTCCATGGCTGCTAAACCCATGACTGTGGTTGTGGGATGTACCGGACTGATGGAGGATCAGGACCATCCTGTATCACACAATACAGATGGTGTTTACTTACATATCAATATGACATTAGAAGACAATGTGCTGAGCTCCACCTAAAGCAAACAACAATAATCCACACACTCACAGGATGTTGACTCCCACAGCACAGCCAGAGGTGATGAGCATTATGTGGCTGTTGATGTCATAGTCGCCGTCAGCCATCCTCTGGGCAGCAGAGAAGACCAGCACCGCCGTCACCGCCCACATGGACAACACCGACACCAACATGGCCAGAACCTCTGAGCAAAACCAACACAGTACAAAGAAGACACCATGGGTTtagcattacagcaggggtgtcaaacatgcagcccacggCCCACCAAAcattccaatccagcctgtggaatgaatttgcaaagtgcagaaattacactgaaggtgttaacaaacaagggtgtcaaacttgttttagttcaggttccgcatacagaccaatgtgacctagtaaaataacagcataattaataaataattgacAACTACAAAATTTCTTCTtgatataatgtgaaaaaaataacactacactatgaaaatatttatatttgcaaactatcctataacaataaaatgtgattagcctgaacaaatatgaacctgaaatgtcttaagaaaattatgtgcaattttaacaatattctgcctgtaactaaatgttctgtgcatttgtagatccactgtgatctgtaagttgtgttaaaaaTAAGCTGCGATGCAATATTGTACAaagtgttcttattttagttccaaactccaaaattttaacaatattctgcctgttaccacagACTTGTATCAAAgtgtgtgatgcacatgtataaatggtaagttgaggcataatattgttaaattggacttatttttcttacaaaatttctgttttttcaggtttttcacattttttgtgaaagcttTTTAacggaaatattttcataattttatgtttttattgtactaaaacaaagaggaaaagctatcattatttataggttattatgttaatattttattggtccggcccacttgagatcaaattgggctgaatgtggcccctgaactaaaatgagtttgacagctaaaatgagaaaaaagtggaggaaaacagaaacaaactaaCACATATACACAGAAAAGGTAAACGTGGATAAACACAGTTTATTTGACCAGGTAAGACACGGAGAACAGTGTCACATTTAGAATTGACAGCCTCTGGAGTGACAGAGCACACTTGGAgggaaaaataaaactaaaaaacaaattaaatcatAAATGAAACAATCACCAGCATCATCAAAGATGCAGATGAGTTATTTAGGCGTCACCTGCTCGATGCCACCCAAAGGTCATGTTTTTGGTGCATGGCCTTGAGGAGAGCCATAAGGAGAAGATGCTGATGACGATGCTGCCAAAGTCGGTCAGGAGATGAGCTGCATCAGTCATGATGGCCAGACTGTGAGCAGCGTAGCCTCCTATGACAAGAAGATCAAaggaaatgtaattttactgAGTGACTATATTGGCTGTACCTCACAAGACTTTGGCCTTCATGATTAAGGAAAAAATATCCAACTCAACCAGAACAATTCCTAAAAGAACTTGTTTCATTGGCCTCTTTTATGGTAGATACAGAATAAACAGAAACTTGTGACACAACTATATTATCTATGGTTGAAATGTGAGATCCTACTGTGGTCTTCTTAACAAGAAaatgcatcattacaaatgagaTAAGGGAGGTTACCTTTAAAATACTCTACAAGTGCTATCCAGTCTAAACCAAtctcataaaatataaaataaatgtagaCACTCTTTGCTCTTTTTGTGgcaacgcagaggaaacagtATCTCACTTATTTTTTGACTGCACTCACTCAAATATTTTGGCTTGATCGTAATTTTTTGAATACCAAAGTTGATTCTTCACTTAAATTAGATATCTAACACGTACAATTTGGtttatcaaaaaataaaacaaaaaaagcctaGACAAGATAAATGTGATCAACCTTCTCATAATTATAgccatatttcatattcactgCTCCAAATTTGCTAAACAACCAAATGTTAGTGTTTGGAGCTGCTGTACTGTTCCAGCTGTACTGCTGTCTTATTTAGAAAGCACTGAGCAGAGTTTAAATCCAAAAGCATCGAAACAAGGAGTCTGTGTGAAAAGTATAATATTGCCTGAactttaaaggagctgtatgtaggattatggccaaaactggtactgtaattcaacattcaaaatactgtagagcgtggtatctccccccagactaggggttgccagatccagcatgagtgtctactacaaggagctaccatggcaagtgaCAAGTCCTACACTGGTATTTATACCAGGCCCGGTCTCTTCACTCGGAGCccagtcttcaaattcttctccgctttcagtcgtctccgtgtttcaaaagcatctcctatacatttccttgttttgtttctcactttgtcacaatgtatttgggaataataagaggccttttaggtttattaacgtcagacatttatgatcacatTACGaaatatttatgatcagaaatgttccagctgcagttcAGTGGGAACTGGAAACCTGGATGCCCAAACgctactgacttggtgattggGAGATAGacgatgggcggagcatcagaccaaaacactaaatgacaacataaacattaattGTGGGCTGACACTTAACTTTCCAAATGTGAATATGccggctggactactactgtcagtgacatcagtatttgaaatgaacatgattccttaatgtctggtgacattcagggtcATTTTATAATTATTGGAACATAATGcttacatacagcacctttaattaacctcaagatttttttttttttttactttgtttttgattCTTTGTTGTATCTTTGTTTTGCTATAAATGTTGTAACTGGACTCCGTCCTGAAATGTTTGTATGTTTCTGTATATATttcagcaattaaaaaaaaaaaaaaaaagatcctactGTGGTCTTACCAAAGACCTCTGCCATCATGAAGACCAAGCTGATGGTACAGGCCATGGACAGTTTTCTTCTGGCTGAACGTCTGGTGTCACATTCATTCTCCGTCTTTGAATCAGTGTCAACACAAACTGGATCAAACTGGCACAAGATGTCAACACTGGACGCATCGTGACTGACACAAGAGTCTGAATGTGTTTCTGGAGAATTCATCCTGAGGAGAACAGAACCAAGTCTCACATCCTGAACATCTGAAACACATGCAGCCATAGCAGAGTCAGGTGGTACACATGGTACTGAAAAAATGAACATTTACCATCTGAGAGGCTCCGAATCAGCGTCAATAAGATTTTGTTTCTCCGCATCTGTAGAAAACTCAATTATATTAAGTGACCAAAAACTAATTTCCCGTTACCAAGTTCAGAGTGAATGTAAGCAGCTGCTGCCTCAGCTTTTACACCAGTTATCTGAGAGGGTGGAGCTGGACAGGAGCCAATGGTGGCTCACGGATCGCCCAGGTGTGGACTGACAGATGGTGGACAACCACAGCAAACAGGGACTAAGACGACGATGGGCAGCATTTACAGAAGAAACCCCAAGTTTATTTGATCAGACAAACTTTACCAGAGACACAAccacagaaaaataaaagaaaaatacatgaagcCAAAAATATCATTACAAAAACATCCAGGACATCAGCACTTTAATGCAGCTAAACATCTTTAGGCACTTATGACAGGTTTGTCAAGTGTGTTTTCTGTCACAGAAAATTCAACTAAATAGTTTTTAAAACATTTGTGGGATTGACTCAGCTTTACAAACCCTGCTGCTAAGAAAAATGTACTAAACTGTACAAAATGAGTCCAAACTACAGCTGCAACATATTGTTTCCATCAGTTATCTCATGATTACTGTTCGTGTCTAATATATGAATCACCTGCCTtttataatacaaatatcaaaccATCACCATTTACAACAGGTGgggaaaaatgatcaaaatagtaGTTTTCAGCTTGTTGTTGCCACTCTACTCATAAATACTGatcagtgctgtttttttttaacacaacgtAGCCCAAGTACAATACTGAGGTTTACATGCACCAGTATTCTGGTCTTTTCCATTCTTCCCACAAAACAGAATCCTCATAAACTGTTAATGTCATTAATGAAAATATTCCCCTAATATTCCCGTGTATATGTGCAAACCCTGATTGCCTTTTAGTTTTACGTGAACTCATCTTCACTCTTTCATCTGGTCAAACACTTTCTTCTAAAGGTGAACTTCTCTACATTTGTTGACATCTCTAaacctgttaatatcttctgtcaTAATGTTTATCAGGAggtatttttgtccttttctttGGACACATCCATCTGTACCAGAGAAGATTTTTGTATTTACTGCAGATGAAATTAGATTGAATGTGGTCCAACGAATCCTCATAAAACATGTCAGTATATCTCATATGTCTTAGTCAGAAAATGCTCCATTCAGAGCAAAGCTTAATTCTACATATGCTGTCAAACTCAGAGTAATAATGGAATAGTGTGTATGTAAGCATACCCACACAGCAGAGATACATCAACAACCACCTACATCAGTGAAGAATTTAGTTTAACAATCATCATAAAGCACCCAATTAAAAATACATCTGAATTAATTACACTGTACCTACAGGAGATAGAGCAGCACTGACATCAGAGCTTCACATTCAAAAATTTAAAGCAAAAGAAAACCTAAGTTATGTTCTTATATTCATTTTAAGGTATCGCATAAATCTATGGCATGGATTTTCTAAAACTCAGTCAATCCTTGTCTTTTGGCACAAACAATGCCACCATTCTGTTCacggttcagtgtgtgatatttaatgaCATCTAGCTGTGACGTTGCAGACTGCAGCGCTCTGCCTTCTGCTCTCAAACATCAAATACAGTTATGGTGttagagtcagtgtttgttttgtctgtttgtctgaaaCGTTGAATCAATTAAAATGGATATTACCTCTGGTCCACACAGAGACAAGGTGACAGTAATGAAGCATACTGATAGATTTCACCTgctataaaacagtaaaaacaagagGAAGTCCACTTTGAGCGACTGCAGAAACACCCTGAGGTACCAAAATCACAACTAGAAATATAACTAGAGACAATAAATATTCCATTTCTGTAAGCAGATTCCCCAAATCGTACACAATGGACCTTTAAAGAAAGTGTTTGCTCTAAGAGTGGGATGAGATCAGCATAAACAAACTAAGAAAGTGGAGGGAAATATCAGCTTTTTTGTTAACAGCTGAAAATGAAGCtcctacagcagcagcagcaccttattataacttttttttttttttaataaaaccttACAATGTATTCATgctaagtaaaaaagaaaaaaagaagtcaaagtGATCAGCCTCCAATAAtttaaaataacctgaaaaactctATTTTGTTTCATTCATAACCTATTAAAACATTTCAGACCCAAGATAACTTCGGGTGTGGCATAATTCTGAATTTAACTAATGAACAGCGTTTAAAGTGCACAGGAGTAAAACAATCACGCCCCAGATC
This portion of the Sphaeramia orbicularis chromosome 22, fSphaOr1.1, whole genome shotgun sequence genome encodes:
- the LOC115414234 gene encoding zinc transporter 2-like, with protein sequence MNSPETHSDSCVSHDASSVDILCQFDPVCVDTDSKTENECDTRRSARRKLSMACTISLVFMMAEVFGGYAAHSLAIMTDAAHLLTDFGSIVISIFSLWLSSRPCTKNMTFGWHRAEVLAMLVSVLSMWAVTAVLVFSAAQRMADGDYDINSHIMLITSGCAVGVNILMVLILHQSGTSHNHSHGFSSHGPQGHHRHGRSHGNASVRAAFIHVVGDLLQSLGVLLAATIIHLWPEFKAADPICTFLFSFLVLWTTFPVTKDVFRILMEGSPRDVNVDGVKDALLSVRGVRHVHSLHMWSLNMTQALLSVHVSSDEDVDSELILTNATKLLRSEFGFSVITIQVERFRTPEGKEYKSKAERRLEQHTGLM